In a single window of the Thermomicrobiales bacterium genome:
- the radC gene encoding DNA repair protein RadC: MGRTNGVREMLPDEQPRERMLKWGSAQLKTSELIAILLNTGTEGESVVKLSERILHENGGLRGLTRLDLAELTAIHGVGPAKATRLRAALELANRVVALDPDDRMRISTPEDVVRLVGPEMAALDHEQLRVVLVDTKHKVLAVRTIYRGSVNQAQVRVGEVFQDAVRQNAASIVVVHNHPSGDPAPSAADIALTVELDQAGKLLGIDVLDHLIVGSHGHTSLRRLGLGFPRGSA; this comes from the coding sequence GTGGGACGAACCAACGGCGTGCGCGAGATGCTCCCGGATGAGCAGCCGCGCGAGCGAATGCTGAAATGGGGCTCGGCCCAGCTCAAGACGAGCGAGCTCATCGCGATCTTGCTGAACACCGGCACGGAGGGAGAAAGCGTCGTCAAGCTCTCCGAACGGATCCTGCACGAAAACGGCGGGCTGCGTGGACTAACCAGGCTCGATCTGGCGGAGTTGACTGCGATCCACGGTGTTGGTCCGGCCAAGGCGACTCGACTCCGGGCGGCACTGGAACTGGCAAACCGGGTGGTGGCGCTCGATCCGGACGACCGAATGCGAATCTCCACTCCGGAGGATGTGGTCCGCCTGGTGGGTCCCGAGATGGCCGCGCTCGATCACGAGCAATTGCGCGTCGTTCTTGTCGATACCAAGCACAAGGTACTCGCTGTGCGGACGATCTACCGTGGGAGCGTGAATCAGGCGCAGGTTCGGGTCGGCGAGGTGTTTCAGGATGCGGTGCGGCAAAATGCTGCCTCGATCGTCGTCGTGCACAATCATCCTTCTGGCGATCCCGCTCCTTCGGCGGCAGACATTGCGCTTACGGTCGAGCTAGACCAGGCTGGAAAGCTGCTCGGAATCGACGTGCTCGACCACTTGATCGTCGGCAGTCACGGACACACGTCGTTGCGCCGCCTGGGCCTTGGTTTCCCACGTGGCAGCGCCTAG
- the ftsY gene encoding signal recognition particle-docking protein FtsY, with protein sequence MVLGRIFKRRAEPDLQLDQGLEKTRRGVFSEISRLFDRESIDEELYEDLEMLLIQADVGWEVTQQLIESMRRKVAEGRIIDPGYAREILRWDMVEILEEATRHRQVKILQRGVPYVIMVVGVNGVGKTTSIAKLAAYHQGFGRSVMMAAGDTFRAAAIDQLKIWGERLGVPVVAHEQGADPGAVVFDAMQAAYARNRDVLIVDTAGRLHTKFNLMEELKKLRKIMQKHVEEAPQEVLMVIDATTGQNGLLQAQKFAESVEITDIMIAKLDSTAKGGIAFSVSRELGVPISYIGTGEKATDMAEFHPEAYVDALFFSADEG encoded by the coding sequence TTGGTACTCGGCCGGATATTCAAACGGCGAGCCGAACCCGATCTGCAACTCGACCAGGGGCTCGAGAAGACGCGCCGCGGCGTATTCAGCGAGATTTCTCGCTTGTTCGATCGGGAATCGATCGACGAGGAGCTCTACGAAGATCTCGAGATGTTGTTGATCCAGGCCGATGTCGGCTGGGAGGTGACGCAACAACTCATCGAGAGCATGCGGCGCAAAGTCGCGGAAGGGCGGATCATCGATCCCGGCTACGCTCGCGAGATCTTGCGCTGGGACATGGTCGAGATCCTCGAGGAAGCGACCCGCCATCGTCAGGTCAAGATCCTCCAGCGCGGCGTTCCGTACGTGATCATGGTGGTGGGCGTCAACGGTGTCGGCAAGACGACGTCCATCGCCAAGCTGGCTGCCTATCACCAGGGTTTTGGGCGCTCGGTCATGATGGCCGCTGGCGACACCTTCCGTGCCGCTGCCATCGATCAGCTCAAGATTTGGGGCGAGCGGCTGGGCGTGCCAGTTGTTGCGCATGAGCAGGGGGCCGACCCGGGCGCGGTCGTCTTCGACGCCATGCAAGCCGCCTATGCGCGCAACCGCGACGTATTGATCGTAGACACCGCCGGTCGGTTGCATACCAAGTTCAACCTGATGGAAGAACTGAAGAAGTTGCGCAAGATCATGCAGAAGCATGTCGAAGAAGCGCCCCAGGAAGTGCTCATGGTGATCGATGCCACCACCGGTCAGAACGGACTCCTGCAAGCGCAGAAGTTCGCTGAGTCAGTGGAAATCACCGACATCATGATCGCCAAACTCGACAGCACCGCGAAGGGCGGTATCGCCTTCTCGGTCTCGCGAGAGCTCGGCGTGCCGATCTCCTACATCGGCACCGGAGAGAAAGCGACGGACATGGCGGAGTTCCACCCGGAAGCGTATGTCGACGCGCTTTTCTTCAGCGCCGACGAGGGATAA
- a CDS encoding MgtC/SapB family protein has protein sequence MLDPTNQDIALRLTIALLCGGIIGLDREVRSHSAGMRTHALAAEGAALFTLAGILIASEARSSGFVGADPSRVASTVAQGIGFLAAGVIFGSAARVKGLTTAAGLWATAAIGVVCGAGFFFPAVYATIATVVVLSFFKVLEDKISSRFTSHDDDSHLRHQDD, from the coding sequence ATGCTCGACCCAACCAATCAGGACATCGCGCTCCGGTTGACGATTGCCCTGCTCTGCGGAGGAATCATTGGGCTCGATCGCGAGGTGCGCTCGCACTCGGCGGGAATGCGCACACATGCGCTTGCGGCAGAAGGAGCCGCGCTCTTCACCTTGGCAGGTATCTTGATCGCAAGCGAAGCCCGTTCGAGCGGATTTGTCGGCGCCGACCCGAGCCGCGTCGCCTCGACGGTGGCGCAAGGAATCGGGTTTCTCGCGGCAGGAGTCATTTTCGGCTCAGCGGCGAGGGTCAAAGGGCTCACAACTGCTGCTGGACTATGGGCAACCGCAGCGATCGGTGTGGTCTGCGGAGCCGGGTTCTTTTTCCCCGCGGTCTACGCCACCATCGCCACGGTCGTCGTCCTCTCGTTCTTCAAAGTCCTCGAAGACAAGATTTCCAGCCGGTTCACGAGTCATGACGACGATTCGCATCTTCGGCATCAGGACGATTGA
- a CDS encoding GGDEF domain-containing protein has translation MATLRVTSSSSLWSTDGRLIEVGMLAIASGIALLTDFSGRTTPESSTLVWIFLALGMAVASFAQDGFEWSALLAAGLLGIAQPFAADLLAGETPTAPVQFLAGAIAVLSLARGCEAIATIARVRMPGQVPESLLWLLAAFTAFGAANTIDRAWTAITLLGLSGACCVRLIGASTGRRRQAAGLAGSGSMTTWILGLTFGATLTISAVATGGLFGWPTAGIAAAGLLALLSIGRDTVVMTARKISELQSRADESQMDALTGLANRRGFDARLSEEVARSRRYGHALSLLMIDIDDFKQVNDRFGHGTGDESLRATARAIESSVRSIDIAARYGGEEFAVILPETTADGAVVVAERIRRANESSTVPVETTVSIGGAELDPSDADGSRLIASADAALYVAKRSGKNRVELAG, from the coding sequence ATGGCCACTCTGCGTGTGACCTCGTCTTCATCTCTCTGGTCGACAGACGGTCGCCTGATCGAAGTCGGCATGTTGGCAATCGCCAGCGGCATCGCGCTGTTGACAGACTTTTCGGGACGGACGACTCCTGAATCTTCAACTCTTGTCTGGATCTTCCTTGCTCTTGGCATGGCCGTTGCTTCGTTTGCCCAGGACGGCTTCGAATGGTCCGCTCTCCTGGCTGCTGGCTTGCTCGGAATCGCGCAACCGTTCGCTGCGGATCTCCTTGCGGGCGAGACGCCTACCGCCCCGGTGCAGTTCCTTGCCGGCGCGATTGCCGTACTCTCCCTCGCTCGCGGATGCGAGGCCATCGCCACCATTGCCAGAGTTCGAATGCCAGGGCAAGTCCCGGAATCGCTGCTCTGGCTGCTCGCCGCTTTTACCGCTTTCGGCGCCGCAAACACGATCGATCGGGCGTGGACAGCTATCACACTACTCGGCCTCTCCGGCGCATGTTGCGTGCGCTTGATTGGTGCTTCAACCGGGCGAAGACGGCAGGCTGCCGGACTCGCTGGTTCCGGTTCGATGACCACATGGATCCTCGGATTGACGTTCGGCGCAACGCTCACGATCTCAGCGGTCGCAACCGGCGGGCTCTTTGGCTGGCCCACCGCTGGTATCGCGGCAGCCGGCTTGCTGGCGCTCCTGAGCATTGGGCGGGACACCGTGGTGATGACTGCTCGCAAGATTTCGGAGCTTCAGAGTCGCGCGGATGAGAGCCAGATGGACGCGCTAACCGGACTTGCGAACCGTCGAGGATTCGACGCCCGGCTCTCTGAGGAAGTCGCTCGTTCCAGGCGATACGGTCACGCACTATCGCTGCTCATGATCGACATCGACGATTTCAAACAGGTGAACGACCGCTTTGGGCATGGCACGGGTGATGAGTCGCTGCGCGCCACAGCACGTGCCATCGAGTCGTCGGTTCGGTCGATCGATATCGCCGCCCGTTACGGCGGCGAGGAGTTCGCGGTGATCTTGCCAGAGACCACCGCGGATGGCGCCGTCGTGGTGGCTGAGCGCATCCGACGTGCGAACGAATCGAGCACGGTCCCTGTCGAAACGACCGTGAGCATCGGAGGTGCTGAGCTCGACCCGTCCGATGCCGACGGTTCGCGCCTCATCGCATCCGCCGATGCCGCGCTGTACGTTGCAAAGCGCTCCGGGAAGAACAGGGTCGAGCTAGCTGGCTGA
- a CDS encoding LLM class flavin-dependent oxidoreductase, producing the protein MTRRGFGIAAATLSSLVAPLASAAEANGYDTFWVNDTPGSDGFEALRRAAEVTSRIRLGVGVIPIDRRSPDSIVQAIEQSTLPKDRLIVGVGAGGELYGSLDNVRGAVRTIREQAGVPVAVGALGPRMVALAAREADAVLLNWLTPRQAKLSTQEVRSHQEPGRRCEVIAYVRVALPEGFEQLAGEGDRYASFPAYARHFSRMQAQPLATCAYGTKDKIQRGLTAFDAEVDETVVRAVSDRETLDAYMGILKTARPIERGSAS; encoded by the coding sequence ATGACACGACGCGGATTCGGAATCGCCGCGGCGACGCTCTCGTCTCTTGTCGCACCGTTGGCTTCTGCTGCCGAAGCGAATGGATATGACACCTTCTGGGTCAACGACACGCCAGGTTCGGACGGTTTCGAGGCGCTTCGACGGGCCGCCGAGGTTACCTCCCGCATCCGGCTCGGTGTTGGCGTGATACCGATCGACCGGAGATCGCCAGATTCGATCGTCCAGGCGATCGAGCAGTCGACGCTGCCGAAAGACCGGCTGATCGTCGGCGTAGGAGCGGGTGGCGAGCTCTATGGATCGCTCGACAACGTGCGAGGCGCCGTGCGGACCATTCGCGAGCAAGCTGGCGTGCCGGTAGCCGTGGGAGCGTTAGGGCCGAGGATGGTGGCACTGGCAGCCAGAGAGGCCGATGCGGTGCTTCTCAATTGGCTGACGCCGCGACAGGCGAAGCTCTCTACCCAGGAGGTTCGGAGCCATCAGGAGCCAGGGCGACGCTGCGAAGTGATCGCCTATGTACGGGTCGCGCTTCCCGAAGGGTTCGAGCAACTTGCCGGGGAAGGCGATCGATATGCCTCGTTCCCGGCCTATGCGCGGCACTTCTCCCGCATGCAGGCGCAACCACTGGCAACCTGCGCGTACGGGACCAAAGACAAGATCCAGCGTGGGCTGACGGCATTCGATGCCGAGGTGGATGAAACCGTTGTCCGGGCTGTCTCGGATCGGGAGACGCTCGATGCTTACATGGGGATCCTGAAGACGGCCAGACCCATCGAACGCGGGTCAGCCAGCTAG
- a CDS encoding RNA methyltransferase, which produces MTDPFITDRRQLSKQAPAKDSRFPRTSRRIERIHEVLERRQPDLIVVLENVHDPHNIAAVLRSCDAVGAMTVHITRDPATKPHKKFSRRSSGSAAKWIDVLEFPSIVESYAALRADGFSILATGGGAKALPMGAVDLTTPVAIVLGNEMRGLTDDALSGADQIVTIPMVGMIRSLNISVACAVLLYEAYRQREAAGCYAASQLGAERVELLAAEWEKR; this is translated from the coding sequence ATGACCGACCCTTTCATCACCGACCGCCGTCAACTTTCGAAGCAGGCTCCTGCCAAAGACTCGCGATTTCCGCGCACCAGCCGCCGCATCGAGCGCATCCATGAAGTGCTCGAGCGACGACAACCTGATCTGATCGTGGTGCTCGAGAATGTGCACGATCCACACAATATCGCGGCGGTCTTGCGGAGCTGCGACGCGGTGGGAGCGATGACAGTTCACATCACCCGAGACCCTGCCACCAAGCCGCACAAGAAGTTCTCGCGGCGGTCTTCAGGCAGCGCAGCAAAGTGGATAGACGTTCTCGAGTTCCCCTCGATCGTCGAGAGCTATGCCGCGCTTCGGGCAGACGGATTCTCGATTCTGGCGACCGGGGGCGGTGCGAAGGCTTTGCCGATGGGAGCAGTCGACCTGACGACGCCGGTCGCGATCGTGCTGGGCAATGAGATGCGCGGCCTTACCGACGACGCCTTGTCGGGCGCCGACCAGATCGTGACGATTCCGATGGTGGGCATGATCCGAAGCCTGAACATCTCGGTCGCCTGCGCGGTCCTGCTCTACGAGGCATATCGGCAGCGTGAGGCTGCCGGCTGTTACGCCGCATCCCAATTGGGGGCCGAAAGGGTGGAGTTGCTCGCGGCGGAATGGGAGAAACGCTAA
- a CDS encoding glutaredoxin domain-containing protein, which produces MSATGVTVYTTSTCPWCDRVKDYLGKAGVPFQEKKVDSDYEAAMEMIQRSGQQGVPVIAADNDVIVGFDQPRLARIVDRYGKAKRAPLGLLAADSESYFSNHPEIAAIYPEGTRGIYVGEVKPNSVADKAGIRRGDVVTSVAGKRVKNMATLDQLIDTLEAGQHVSARYVRPDESGETIFQF; this is translated from the coding sequence ATGAGCGCAACCGGAGTTACCGTCTACACCACCTCGACTTGTCCATGGTGCGACCGCGTCAAGGACTATCTCGGCAAGGCTGGCGTCCCTTTCCAGGAGAAGAAGGTCGATAGCGACTACGAGGCCGCCATGGAGATGATCCAGCGGTCCGGTCAGCAGGGTGTTCCTGTCATCGCCGCCGACAATGACGTGATCGTCGGTTTCGACCAGCCACGGCTCGCCCGGATCGTCGATCGGTATGGCAAGGCCAAGCGGGCCCCGCTGGGCTTGCTGGCCGCCGACAGCGAGTCGTACTTCTCCAATCATCCTGAGATCGCCGCTATCTATCCGGAAGGGACGCGTGGCATCTATGTCGGAGAAGTCAAGCCCAATAGCGTTGCCGACAAGGCCGGCATTCGACGCGGAGATGTTGTCACGTCGGTTGCTGGGAAGCGTGTAAAGAACATGGCCACGCTCGATCAATTGATCGACACGCTCGAGGCGGGTCAGCACGTCAGCGCGCGCTATGTTCGACCGGACGAGAGCGGCGAGACCATCTTCCAGTTCTAG
- the ffh gene encoding signal recognition particle protein → MFETLSDRLNQSLGKLSRKGHLTEQDVDEAMREVRRALLEADVNFKVAKDFIAAVRERAVGQDVLKSLTPGQTVISIVNDELINILGNEREPLALPDRPPQIIMMVGLQGSGKTTHAAKLATLLRKEGRLPLLVAADVYRPAAIKQLQTLGRQIDVPVYEEGTTADPVQIAQNAIQFAKERGYSTVIIDTAGRLQIDERMMAEVAAIEQTVHPTEILLVADAMTGQEAVNVAEAFNNALGISGLILTKMDGDARGGAALSIRAVTGVPIKFIGTGEKMDAIEPFYPQRLASRILGMGDVLSLIERASEQTNEEDAKDLQARLTKGQFNLEDFLDQIQKIKKMGPLNQLLEMIPGMGAQLRQAKAQISDDDYKRIEAIIYSMTTEERRRPQIIDGRRRRRIAKGSGTSREEVSQLLKQFEEMRKMMAQMGNMTKKGRLPKGLQGLPFDFN, encoded by the coding sequence ATGTTCGAGACATTGTCCGACCGCCTGAACCAGTCGCTTGGGAAGCTTTCGCGTAAGGGCCATCTGACGGAACAAGACGTCGATGAGGCCATGCGTGAGGTGCGGCGCGCGCTTTTGGAGGCGGATGTCAATTTCAAGGTAGCCAAGGATTTCATCGCGGCAGTTCGTGAGCGCGCGGTCGGGCAGGACGTGCTCAAGTCGCTGACTCCGGGCCAAACCGTGATCTCGATCGTCAACGACGAACTCATCAATATCCTGGGCAACGAACGAGAACCGCTGGCTCTGCCAGATCGGCCACCGCAGATCATCATGATGGTTGGCTTGCAGGGATCGGGCAAGACCACACATGCCGCCAAGCTCGCTACCCTCCTTCGCAAGGAGGGCCGCTTGCCACTGCTGGTCGCGGCGGACGTCTATCGGCCGGCCGCGATCAAACAGTTGCAGACGCTGGGCCGTCAGATCGACGTTCCCGTCTATGAAGAAGGAACTACTGCCGATCCGGTGCAGATCGCTCAGAACGCGATTCAGTTCGCCAAAGAGCGCGGATACAGCACGGTCATCATCGACACCGCCGGCCGCCTCCAGATCGACGAACGGATGATGGCCGAGGTCGCCGCCATCGAGCAGACAGTCCACCCGACTGAAATCCTCCTCGTGGCTGACGCCATGACCGGTCAGGAAGCCGTGAACGTGGCCGAAGCCTTCAACAACGCGCTCGGCATCAGTGGACTCATTCTCACCAAGATGGACGGGGATGCGCGCGGCGGCGCGGCGCTCTCGATCCGCGCGGTCACCGGCGTGCCGATCAAGTTCATCGGCACCGGCGAGAAGATGGATGCGATCGAGCCGTTCTATCCTCAGCGGCTTGCAAGCCGTATCCTGGGGATGGGCGACGTGCTTTCGCTCATCGAGCGAGCCAGCGAGCAAACCAACGAAGAGGATGCCAAGGATCTTCAGGCTCGCCTGACCAAAGGGCAGTTCAATCTCGAGGACTTCCTCGACCAGATCCAGAAAATCAAGAAGATGGGTCCGCTCAATCAGCTCCTCGAGATGATTCCCGGCATGGGCGCCCAGCTCCGCCAGGCCAAAGCTCAGATCTCTGACGACGACTACAAGCGGATCGAGGCGATCATCTACTCGATGACGACCGAGGAACGTCGCCGGCCGCAGATCATCGACGGGCGTCGCAGGCGGCGAATTGCCAAGGGCAGCGGGACCTCCCGGGAAGAAGTCTCTCAGCTGTTGAAGCAGTTCGAAGAGATGCGCAAGATGATGGCGCAGATGGGGAACATGACCAAGAAAGGCCGACTGCCCAAGGGACTGCAGGGTCTCCCGTTCGACTTCAACTAA